The Acidimicrobiales bacterium region CGCCCGGGCGGCGCCCGCGACCATGCACGTGAGGGCGTCGAACGCGGCCCGCCGCGCGGGGGCGCGGAGAGACTCACCCGCGAGATCGCGAGCGACAGCGTCGGCGATCTCGACCGTCGCGTCGACCACGACCGTCACAACGACTCAGGCCCAGACATTCGCCAGGATCTCCCCGCGCTCGGGCATCGGTGAGTCGAGTACCTCCACGGCGATCTGGTCGATCGCTTCGGAGTACCCGGCCTCGAGTTCCTCGAGAGCTGAGTCGGCGAGGACACCGTCGGAAACGAGGGCGTCGGCGAGCAGGCGGATCGGGTCACGCTGCTTCCACCTCTCCAACTCACCCTCGGGCCGGTAGAGACCCTGATCGGAGCGGGAATGGCCGGCGTAGCGGTAGGTCTTCATCTCGAGGAGCGTCGGGCCGCCTCCCGACCGTGCCCGCTCGAGGGCACGGTCCATGGAATCGATGACGGCACCGACGTCCTGGCCGTCGACCACCTCGCCCGGGATGGCGTAGGACGCCGCCCGTTCCGCGAGGTCGTCGATCGGGGTGGTCAGGCGCTGGGGCGAGTACTCGCCGTAGAGGTTGTTCTCGATCACGAACACGCAGGGGACCTTCCACACCCCTGCAAGGTTCAGACCCTCGTGGAAGGCGCCGATGTTGGCGGCCCCGTCCCCGAACACGGCGATCCCCACGTCATCGGTGCCCTGGATCTGTGCTGCCAGTCCGACCCCCACCGCGACGGGGATGCCGCCGCCGATGATGGCGAACGTCGGCAGGAGGCCGACGTCGGGCGAACTGAGGTGCATGGAACCGCCCACGCCTCCCGTCGTGCCGACGACCCGTCCGGCGATCTCGCCGAGCACCGAACGCGGTGTGGCGCCGAGCGCGAGCGCGTGCCCGTGGCCGCGATAGGTGCAGGCGACCCCGTCACCGGGACGTGCCGCCACGGCGATGCCGATGGCGACGGCCTCCTGGCCCTGACACGTGTGGGTCGAGCCCGAGACGTGGCCGTCCCGGAACATCTGCAGTGTCCGTTCCTCGACGGCGCGGATCTCGAGCATCCGCCGCAGCCACTGGAGCCGGTCACGACCTCGCAGCAGTTCCCTCCGCTCGGCCGGGGTCGCCTCGGCCGTTCCGGTGATCTCGCTCATGCCGTGACCTCCCACCATGCCGGCACCGGTTCACCGGTGGCGACCAACGAATCGATCTGCGCCCGGACCGCCGCGGCGTCGGGCAGGTACTCCTTCTCGAGGTGGCTCCCGTACGGGACGGGTGCGTCCGGGGCGGTGACCCGCACCGGTGGTGCGACGAGATCACCGTGGCAGTGGGTGGCGACGTCGGCGACGATGTCGGCCCCCCAGCCGCCGGTCCGCGGCGTCTCCTCGACGACCACGAGACGACCGGTCTTTCGCACCGATGCCCGCACGGCCGTGGCGTCCCACGGATACAGCGTCAACAGGTCGATGACCTCAGCGGACCAGTCCGCGCCCTCGACGGCCTCACGGACGGTCGTCACCGTCGTACCCAACCCGACGACCGTGACGTCCTCGCCGGGCTGAACCATCTCGACGGAGCCGAGCGTCACACCCGTGTCGGCCGGATCGAACTGTTCACGCGTGCCGTAGAGAACCCGCGGTTCGAGGACGACGACCGGGTCGTCGTCGCGGATGGCGGCGCGCACCAGGCCGTAGGCCGTGCGCGGTCCCGATGCAACGGCGACCTTCAACCCCGGCGTGGCAGCCATCCAGGTCTCACACGTCTGGGAGTGCTGGCAGCCGAATCCGGCACCGGCCCCTATCGAGGCCCGGACCGTGAGCGGAACGTGGAGTGTCCCTCCGGACATGTAGCGCATCTTGGCGGCCGTCGTCACGAGTTGGTCGAGCGCCACGCCGAGGAACTCGACGAACATGATCTCGACGATCGGGCGGACGCCCCGCATCGCGGCACCGACGCCGGCTCCCATGAATCCCATCTCCGAGATGGGCGTGTCGCGGACGCGGGTCGCTCCGAAACGCTCCAGCATTCCCTCGGAGGTCTTGAAGACGCCTTCGGCGGCGGCGACGTCCTCTCCCATCAGGATGACCGACTCGTCGGCTTCCATCTCGGCGCTCATCGCGGCGGCGATGGCCTGGTTCATTCGTAGACGTTGCACGTCTGAAGTCCTTTCTCGGCTGCGGATGAAGGGGTCGACGCGGGCCTAGTACATGAGCCAGCCGCCGGTCGCGTTGACGGTGGCGCCGGTGACGTAACGCGCCAGACCCGATGCCAGGTAGAGGACCGCGCCGACCATTTCGTCAGGCTCACCCATCCGCCCCATCGGGATGGGCGCGATCTGTGCCGCGAGCTGGTCCTCGGTGAGGCCACCGCGCATCATCGCAGTGTCGATCGCTCCGGGGGCGATGCTGTTGACGGTGATCCGATCCGGGGCGAGCGTGCGCGCGAGGCCGCGGCTCATCGAGACGATCCCGCCCTTCGACGCGCAGTAGACGACCGACCCGCCGAAGCCGCCGGTCCACCAGCCCTGCGAGGTGAAGTTGACGATGCTGCCGCCGTTGCCCTGGCTCCGCATCTGGCGGGCGACGGCCCGATTCAGGAAGAAGGCGGCCTTGAGGTTGGTGTCCAACTGGACGTCCCAGTCCTCTTCGGTGACGTCATCGATCGAGTCCCGGCGACGCAGGACCGCGGCGAGATGGACGAGGGTGTCGAGACGGCCGAAGCGGTCCACGGCGCTCTGGACGAGCCCGTCGTGGCTACCGAGATCGGCGAGGTCGACCCCGGCTGCGAGATGGTGCGACGGGTCCCGCAGACCCGCGACCACCTCGTCGCAGCGACTCTGGTCCAGGTCGGCGACGACCACGTGCGCGCCGAGCGCGGCGAAACCCTCGACGACGGCGCTTCCGATTCCACCCGTCGCGCCCGTGACGAGGACACCGGTGCCATCGATGCTCGACCTCAGGTCCCAACGCGACGGGGCGCGGACCGTGCCCCCTTCGGTCATCCGAGGACCTTCTCGCTGCGGTAGCGGTCCACGACCTCCTCGCGGATCGAGATTCCCAGCCCGGGTGCGTCCACGGGCGGGTACACCCATCCGTCGCGATGGGCGAAGGGGACCTCGACCAACTCGTGCTGCATCGGGTTCTCGAGTGGCTTGAACTCGAAGAGCTTGCACGCGCTGCTGGAGAAGGAAATGGCCAGACTCGCCGCGCTGCAGATCGCCGAGGACCAGGCGTGCGCGTTCGCCTGCCGCCGGTAGACCTCGACCCGCTCGGTGACCTTCTTGAATCCGGTGATGCCCTCGGCCTTGCCGGGGTCCACGCCGACCACGTCGCAGGTACCCGTGGCGAGGACGGCCTCGAATCCGTCGAGCGTCCACTCACGCTCCCCGTAGGCGATCAGCGTCTTCGTCTTCGCCCGGAGGGTGGCGTATCCCTCGGGATCCCAGGCACCGAGCGGTTCCTCGATCCAGTCGATGTCGTACTCGTCGAAGGCCTGGACGCGCTTGACCGCGGTCGCCACGTCCCACTTGACTCGCACACCCAGGTCGATCATCAGCATCTTGTCGGGGCCGATGGTCTCGCGCATCGTCTTGACGTACTCGACATCGCGGTCATGGTCGAAGCCGAGGTTGGCGTCGCCACGCTTACCGAAGCCCACCTTCATCCCCTGAAGGCCGGTCGACAGCCACTCGGTCGCCTCCTCGGCCATGGCCGGGATGGACGCATGGTGGGCGTGCGACGAGGCGATGGCCGGAAGGCGTTCGTGGACGGGGCCGCCGAGCAGTTCACACACGCTCACACCGAGGGCCTGACCCTTGAGATCCCACAACGCCATGTCGATGGCGGCGATCGCATAGGAGGCGATTCCGCCGCGGTACCCGTACCACCACGACCGCTCCTTGAGTGACCGCCAGATCTCGTCGTTGCGGACGGGATCCTTGCCGACGACGTCCTCTGCCATGCCTTCGATGATCGCCTTGGTGGCGAAGTTGGCCTCGGTGAACTGGGTGATGGACTCGCCCCACCCGACGGCCCCGTCATCGGTCGTGATCTTCGCCAGACAGAGGTGTCGTAGAGCGTTGAAGTCGTTCGGCTCCGGATAGGAGACCGGGATGGCCTCGACCTTGGCGATTCTCACTGTCGGATCCTCCGTTGTCGATATGGCTGGTCGTTGTGTCGATGTGGCTACTCGTACTGGTGTTCGCGACCGGCGAGTTCCACCGCCAGGTCCTTCACGTCGGCGAAGTCGCTGACCGCTATGGCCGGCGAGACATGGCCCTTGGATACGACGTGGACGACGTCGGCCGCCTCGAAGACCTCTACGTCCTCCGTGCAGAACATGGCGACGGCGTTGCCCTGCGCGGCGTACTCGTGGAGCTGCGCGTAGATCTCACCCTTGCTGGCGATGTCGACCCCGCGTGTCGGTTCCTCGAGGACGAGGAGGCGAGGCTTGGTCATCATCGCCGAGCCGATGGCGACCTTCTGCTGGTTGCCACCGCTGAGGTCGCCGATGGGTTGACGCACGCTCGCCGCCTTGACCAGCAGTTCTGTCCGGCCGGTCTCCGCGAGGCGGCGCGCCGCCCTGCGGTTCAGGAAGCCGAGTGGGCCGGCTAGCTGGTCGCCGAGACGCACCACCAGGTTCTCACCGACGCTGAGATTGCCGAACAGGGAATCCTGGCGGTTGGCTGCGACGAAGGCGGCGTTGGCGAGGCCGCCCCGCTCATCGGTGTCACCGACGGCCACGTCTCCGCGGGCGGGCGCGATCCCGGCGAGGGACTGCACGAGGGCGCGACCACCCGAACCCTCGACACCCACGAAGGCCGTGACCTGACCGGCCGGCAGAACGACCTCGACACCGTCGACCGGGGAACCCTTCACGGACCAGTCCCGCAGGTGCAGGACGATGTCTTCGCTCGAGACCCGTGACGCCGCATCGGAGCGTCGCTGGTCCGTCGAGGACGTGTCCACCCCCACGACGAGTTCCTCGGCGATGCGCTCCTTCGTCTTGTCAGGCCCCGCCAGGCGGGCCGAGACCTTTCCGTCGACGATCACGATCACCCGGTCGGCGTTGTCAGCGAGCTCCGAGAGACGGTGCGAGACGAGCATGACGACGTGGCCGTTGTCAGCCAGCAGCCGTACCCGCCGGAACAACTCGTCGGACTCCTCCTCGGTCAGCGCCGAGTTGGGTTCGTCGAAGAGGACGACCCTGGCGTCGTGGATGAGCGCGCGGGCGATCTCGGTCTTCTGTTGCACCGCGAGCGGCGTCAGCCCCAGCTGGTCGCGTGCGTGTTCGGCTATCTGCAGATCCGCTAGTAGATCGAGCTCCACCCGGCCGGGTCGGCGCATGAGGACCTGGGAGTCCTCACGGCCGACGAGCAGGTTCTGGGCGACGGTCAGGTTGGGGAACAGCTCGGGTTCCTGGTGGACGACGGCGATCGTGCGCGCACCCAGAGCGGGAGTCCAGGGCGCACCGTCGATGAACACCTCACCCTCGTCGGGAACGACCTCGCCGGCGAGGATCTTGATGAGCGTGCTCTTGCCGGCACCGTTGGGTCCCGCGATGCCGAGGACCTCCCCGGGCGACGCGGCCAGGTCGAGCCCGCCCAGAGCGACCGTCTCGCCATAGGTCTTGCGCAGACCCGAGACGCGGATTCCGGTCCGGGTCGACACGTCGGCTTCGGTGGCCACCGCTCAGGCGAGCCGTCGGGTGAACTGGTCGAGGGCGACCGCGGCGATGGTCACCGAGCCCAGGACCATCTGCTGGAGGAATGCGCCGGCCGCGATGAGCGCGAGTCCGTTGGAGATGACCGCGAGCAACAATGCGCCACTCAGCGTTCCGATCACCGTGCCGCGACCGCCGTTGAGGCTGGCCCCACCGATGATGACGGCCGCGAAGGCCGGGAAGAGCAGCGAACCGCCCGCATCGGGCTGGATGGAGCCGATGAAAGCGAAGTCCAGCATGGAGGCCAACGCCGCGGTCAGCCCGACGATGACGAACGCCAGGATCTTGTACCGCTTCACCGGCAGCTTCGCGTAGCGGGCCGCCTCTTCGTTGCCGCCGATGGCCTTGAGGCGGAAGCCGAAGACCGAGAACGAGATGATGAAGCCGAACAGGAGTGCCGCCCCGACCATCCACAGGACCTGCATGGGGATGTCCCAGGGGAGGTCCTGGTTGGACAGACCTCGGAAGAAGCTGTTCTCCCCGGAGGGAATGTCCTTGCCCGATGGCGGATTGGCCGGTGAGTACCGCTGCGAGTCGCTCACGTACAAGGTGAAACCGAAAACGAGGATGCTCGAGCCGAGTGTGGCGATGAACGACGGGATCCCCGCGTAGGCGACGAGTATCCCGTTGAACAGGCCCACCACGATGGCGATGAGAAAGCCGAAGCCGATGGCGGCATAGACCGGCCAACCCCACTCGATCCACGACACCGCCATCACCATCGCCGACAGGCCGTACAGGTTGGCGAACGAGAGGTCTATCTCTCCGACGACGAGGACGACCGTCAGGCCG contains the following coding sequences:
- a CDS encoding thiamine pyrophosphate-dependent dehydrogenase E1 component subunit alpha encodes the protein MSEITGTAEATPAERRELLRGRDRLQWLRRMLEIRAVEERTLQMFRDGHVSGSTHTCQGQEAVAIGIAVAARPGDGVACTYRGHGHALALGATPRSVLGEIAGRVVGTTGGVGGSMHLSSPDVGLLPTFAIIGGGIPVAVGVGLAAQIQGTDDVGIAVFGDGAANIGAFHEGLNLAGVWKVPCVFVIENNLYGEYSPQRLTTPIDDLAERAASYAIPGEVVDGQDVGAVIDSMDRALERARSGGGPTLLEMKTYRYAGHSRSDQGLYRPEGELERWKQRDPIRLLADALVSDGVLADSALEELEAGYSEAIDQIAVEVLDSPMPERGEILANVWA
- a CDS encoding transketolase C-terminal domain-containing protein, encoding MQRLRMNQAIAAAMSAEMEADESVILMGEDVAAAEGVFKTSEGMLERFGATRVRDTPISEMGFMGAGVGAAMRGVRPIVEIMFVEFLGVALDQLVTTAAKMRYMSGGTLHVPLTVRASIGAGAGFGCQHSQTCETWMAATPGLKVAVASGPRTAYGLVRAAIRDDDPVVVLEPRVLYGTREQFDPADTGVTLGSVEMVQPGEDVTVVGLGTTVTTVREAVEGADWSAEVIDLLTLYPWDATAVRASVRKTGRLVVVEETPRTGGWGADIVADVATHCHGDLVAPPVRVTAPDAPVPYGSHLEKEYLPDAAAVRAQIDSLVATGEPVPAWWEVTA
- a CDS encoding SDR family NAD(P)-dependent oxidoreductase — protein: MTEGGTVRAPSRWDLRSSIDGTGVLVTGATGGIGSAVVEGFAALGAHVVVADLDQSRCDEVVAGLRDPSHHLAAGVDLADLGSHDGLVQSAVDRFGRLDTLVHLAAVLRRRDSIDDVTEEDWDVQLDTNLKAAFFLNRAVARQMRSQGNGGSIVNFTSQGWWTGGFGGSVVYCASKGGIVSMSRGLARTLAPDRITVNSIAPGAIDTAMMRGGLTEDQLAAQIAPIPMGRMGEPDEMVGAVLYLASGLARYVTGATVNATGGWLMY
- a CDS encoding mandelate racemase/muconate lactonizing enzyme family protein — translated: MRIAKVEAIPVSYPEPNDFNALRHLCLAKITTDDGAVGWGESITQFTEANFATKAIIEGMAEDVVGKDPVRNDEIWRSLKERSWWYGYRGGIASYAIAAIDMALWDLKGQALGVSVCELLGGPVHERLPAIASSHAHHASIPAMAEEATEWLSTGLQGMKVGFGKRGDANLGFDHDRDVEYVKTMRETIGPDKMLMIDLGVRVKWDVATAVKRVQAFDEYDIDWIEEPLGAWDPEGYATLRAKTKTLIAYGEREWTLDGFEAVLATGTCDVVGVDPGKAEGITGFKKVTERVEVYRRQANAHAWSSAICSAASLAISFSSSACKLFEFKPLENPMQHELVEVPFAHRDGWVYPPVDAPGLGISIREEVVDRYRSEKVLG
- a CDS encoding ATP-binding cassette domain-containing protein, translated to MATEADVSTRTGIRVSGLRKTYGETVALGGLDLAASPGEVLGIAGPNGAGKSTLIKILAGEVVPDEGEVFIDGAPWTPALGARTIAVVHQEPELFPNLTVAQNLLVGREDSQVLMRRPGRVELDLLADLQIAEHARDQLGLTPLAVQQKTEIARALIHDARVVLFDEPNSALTEEESDELFRRVRLLADNGHVVMLVSHRLSELADNADRVIVIVDGKVSARLAGPDKTKERIAEELVVGVDTSSTDQRRSDAASRVSSEDIVLHLRDWSVKGSPVDGVEVVLPAGQVTAFVGVEGSGGRALVQSLAGIAPARGDVAVGDTDERGGLANAAFVAANRQDSLFGNLSVGENLVVRLGDQLAGPLGFLNRRAARRLAETGRTELLVKAASVRQPIGDLSGGNQQKVAIGSAMMTKPRLLVLEEPTRGVDIASKGEIYAQLHEYAAQGNAVAMFCTEDVEVFEAADVVHVVSKGHVSPAIAVSDFADVKDLAVELAGREHQYE
- a CDS encoding ABC transporter permease translates to MSAPVNGDGTESPSEVGSRAEIARDRTFRQRLAEAALGVARVAGLLIAVAILMGVFAWESDGRFFILANLLGMLRFMSTLAIVGVGLTVVLVVGEIDLSFANLYGLSAMVMAVSWIEWGWPVYAAIGFGFLIAIVVGLFNGILVAYAGIPSFIATLGSSILVFGFTLYVSDSQRYSPANPPSGKDIPSGENSFFRGLSNQDLPWDIPMQVLWMVGAALLFGFIISFSVFGFRLKAIGGNEEAARYAKLPVKRYKILAFVIVGLTAALASMLDFAFIGSIQPDAGGSLLFPAFAAVIIGGASLNGGRGTVIGTLSGALLLAVISNGLALIAAGAFLQQMVLGSVTIAAVALDQFTRRLA